One region of Halanaerobiales bacterium genomic DNA includes:
- a CDS encoding cold shock domain-containing protein, which produces MTYTGTVKWFDAKKGYGFIEREDGDDVFVHFSAIQEDGFKSLEDGDEVEFEIVEGDRGPQAENVVKV; this is translated from the coding sequence ATGACTTACACAGGAACAGTAAAATGGTTTGATGCGAAAAAAGGTTATGGTTTTATTGAAAGAGAAGATGGAGACGATGTTTTTGTTCACTTTTCAGCAATTCAGGAAGATGGATTCAAGAGTTTAGAAGATGGCGATGAAGTTGAATTTGAAATAGTTGAGGGAGATCGTGGACCTCAGGCAGAAAATGTTGTTAAAGTTTAA